Genomic DNA from Bifidobacterium sp. ESL0769:
TGTGGAAGTGGCAACGGGTCCCTCCGGCATTTTGCGACCGGAACCTAAAACGGTACGGCCATTCACAGCTTTGGCGATTTCCCCAATCGTCATCGGCATCATGCCGGGTCGGCAATCCGAATCCCCGGTCCTCTTAACATTCAACGTATGCCACCTTTTTCGTCTACTTCAATGTTGTTTGCAACATAAAACAGCAATCAACTCATGCTCAACGTATCATCCGCGATGTCCTCGAGCAAAGCACTCATCGCAATTCCTTCGAGACGCGCAGGGCGTTGCGGATATTACTGCGACGCACCCCGGCGTCCAACGCCATCGCGATTGCCAACGAAAGCCTTCGCTGCCCCTGCAGACTGCCTGAAGCCGCGGTCTGGCCGACCAGCCAGCTGGATTCATCGGAACAGGTGACCAAGTGCTTGCGTTCGTCAATCGAGAACCCATAACGTTGCTTTACGGATTCGAGCATATCCGACGATTCCGCTTTGTCCAGGTTATCAATGGAACCCAATACATCGACGCTGACGCCTTCGAGCGCACCGGGACGCAAAGTCTCGCTGTCAGCGGAAATTACCATCGCCGCCGCCCCATCCTCGGAACAAACAGAAAGTGTGTGCTGAACGTCGAGGATTCCCAAAGGATAGGTCATTTGAAGCTCGCGTTCCAGCGAACTGGAACCTGCACGGCTCACGATGCCCACCGGGTTTCCAAGCATATGCAGGAAATCGGCCAGGCGCACGACGTCGGCTTGAATTTCCTCGTCATCATCGCCGCAGACGACGAATACCGCCATGGTATTGGCAGGCGTCCCGGCAATATCGGAAGCCAAAGCGCCCATCGTCCCCGGGTCGGGAGTCGCCAGCAAAGCCGGAACCCCTGCAGCTTGAGCAAGCGAGGAAAGAGACGGCGGCACCAACACCGCGTATGCACCACGCGCCACGGCCACGGAAAGCAACGAAGGATCGCCATCGGCCTTCAAAACGTAAAGAGCACCGGGGCGCACGGAATCCGGGGTGTCGGCAATCGAGGTGACCGTGACCCCGTCAGCGAACCTCGGCTCCAGATCGAAGCCGTAATGACTGGCGATATAACC
This window encodes:
- a CDS encoding UDP-N-acetylmuramyl peptide synthase, with amino-acid sequence MSVVSEAISRRVTLGYIASHYGFDLEPRFADGVTVTSIADTPDSVRPGALYVLKADGDPSLLSVAVARGAYAVLVPPSLSSLAQAAGVPALLATPDPGTMGALASDIAGTPANTMAVFVVCGDDDEEIQADVVRLADFLHMLGNPVGIVSRAGSSSLERELQMTYPLGILDVQHTLSVCSEDGAAAMVISADSETLRPGALEGVSVDVLGSIDNLDKAESSDMLESVKQRYGFSIDERKHLVTCSDESSWLVGQTAASGSLQGQRRLSLAIAMALDAGVRRSNIRNALRVSKELR